The following are from one region of the Methanobacterium alcaliphilum genome:
- a CDS encoding potassium/proton antiporter → MIAEQFILIGSLLLFISILVSKTSHRLGVPSLLFFLLIGMLAGSEGIGGIYFDNPHITQFIGIIALVIILFSGGLDTKWGDVKPVLGRGILLSTAGILITTITVGLFINWITNFPLIESFLIGSIISSTDAAAVFSIFRSQKQKLKNNIEPTLEFESGTNDPMAYFITTTLIFLILNPTTSIASMIFLLIQSIGLGILIGVIFGKGSVKLINKIDLHIPGLYPVLTISLAFLAFAVSHLVGGNGFLSVYIAALIMGNSYFVNKKIQTQFFDGIALLMQIIMFLTLGLLVFPSQIIPIMGIGILISIFLILIARPLAVFLCLWPFKVELKDKVFISWVGIKGAVPIIFATYPIVSGINGADMIFNIVFFITITSALIQGSTINLFSKYLGLTDSSSKK, encoded by the coding sequence ATGATTGCAGAACAATTCATTTTAATTGGATCATTATTACTATTTATAAGTATACTAGTTAGCAAAACTTCTCATCGATTAGGAGTTCCTTCATTACTATTTTTTTTACTAATAGGAATGTTAGCTGGTTCAGAAGGAATAGGTGGTATTTACTTTGATAATCCCCATATCACTCAATTTATAGGAATTATTGCCCTGGTAATTATCCTTTTCTCAGGAGGGTTGGATACAAAATGGGGTGATGTTAAACCTGTTTTAGGTAGAGGAATATTACTTTCCACAGCAGGTATTTTAATCACTACAATCACCGTGGGGCTTTTTATAAATTGGATAACAAATTTTCCACTTATAGAATCCTTTTTAATAGGTTCAATTATTTCTTCAACTGACGCAGCAGCAGTTTTTTCCATATTCCGCTCTCAAAAACAAAAATTAAAGAACAACATAGAACCTACCCTTGAATTTGAAAGTGGGACAAACGATCCCATGGCTTATTTCATAACAACAACTTTAATATTTCTAATATTAAACCCTACAACATCTATTGCTTCAATGATATTTTTATTAATCCAATCTATTGGATTAGGAATCTTAATTGGAGTTATATTTGGAAAAGGATCTGTTAAATTAATCAATAAAATAGATTTACATATACCTGGACTTTATCCTGTTTTAACAATCTCTTTAGCATTTTTAGCATTTGCAGTTTCTCACTTAGTAGGAGGTAATGGGTTTTTAAGTGTTTATATTGCTGCTTTAATAATGGGAAATAGTTATTTTGTTAATAAAAAGATTCAAACACAATTTTTTGATGGAATCGCTTTATTAATGCAAATAATCATGTTTTTAACCCTGGGACTTCTGGTCTTTCCTTCACAGATTATTCCAATTATGGGAATTGGAATATTAATATCAATTTTCTTAATCTTAATTGCACGGCCTCTGGCTGTTTTTTTATGTCTCTGGCCATTCAAAGTCGAATTGAAAGACAAAGTTTTCATTTCATGGGTTGGTATTAAAGGAGCTGTACCTATTATTTTTGCAACATATCCTATTGTATCTGGAATTAATGGAGCAGATATGATTTTTAATATTGTTTTCTTTATAACAATAACCTCTGCATTGATACAAGGCTCAACCATTAATCTATTTAGCAAATATCTTGGATTAACCGATTCATCATCCAAAAAATAA
- a CDS encoding ATP-binding protein, whose product MQFNHRGNKMKRDIIKIDEDKCTGCGECITGCPEGALQVIDGKARLISDLFCDGLGACIGTCPQGAIQVEKREAEPYDESKVMKNIVKAGPNVIKAHLQHLQEHGEDKILSEAIDYLNKNNIEIPDYEEKPLACGCQGSMTQELERVGKSEESVILSAELKNWPIQLQLLNPNAPYLKNADLLLAADCAPFAYANFHQRFLKDKVLIIFCPKLDKTIEEYIDKLASIFEKQNINSITIVHMEVPCCGGIEVIVKRALEQAQKNIIIKDYTISMNGEIV is encoded by the coding sequence ATTCAATTTAATCATAGGGGTAATAAAATGAAAAGAGATATAATCAAAATTGATGAGGATAAATGTACTGGTTGTGGAGAGTGCATTACTGGATGTCCAGAAGGCGCATTACAAGTAATTGATGGTAAAGCTAGACTTATCAGCGATCTTTTTTGTGATGGTTTAGGCGCTTGTATTGGGACCTGTCCTCAAGGAGCAATACAAGTTGAAAAACGAGAAGCAGAACCTTATGATGAGTCTAAAGTCATGAAAAATATTGTAAAAGCAGGCCCTAATGTTATAAAAGCCCACTTGCAACATCTTCAAGAGCATGGCGAAGATAAAATTCTAAGTGAAGCTATTGATTATTTGAATAAGAATAATATTGAAATTCCAGATTATGAAGAAAAACCACTGGCCTGTGGTTGTCAGGGTTCAATGACTCAAGAGTTAGAGCGGGTTGGAAAAAGTGAAGAATCAGTTATATTAAGTGCAGAACTAAAAAATTGGCCCATACAATTACAACTTCTAAATCCAAATGCACCTTATCTAAAGAATGCAGATTTACTTCTAGCAGCCGATTGTGCACCATTTGCCTATGCAAATTTTCATCAGAGATTCCTTAAAGATAAAGTTTTAATTATATTCTGCCCTAAGCTGGATAAAACTATAGAAGAATATATTGATAAATTGGCATCTATATTTGAAAAACAGAATATTAACTCCATTACTATTGTCCATATGGAAGTTCCTTGTTGTGGTGGAATAGAGGTTATTGTGAAAAGGGCTTTAGAACAAGCTCAAAAGAATATCATAATTAAAGATTATACTATTTCTATGAATGGGGAAATTGTATAA
- a CDS encoding protease inhibitor I42 family protein encodes MKKYILGILVIFLLAMTVSASSAANIPIDKIGKKVHKNQVFTIVVKSNPTTGYTWNATWNKKYVKLISMKYVPDKPILAGSGGKQIFKFKALKKGKTKIKLSYARSWEVNPIKIKIYSVKITKK; translated from the coding sequence TTGAAAAAGTATATTCTTGGAATTTTAGTAATTTTTTTGCTAGCCATGACAGTTTCTGCTAGTTCTGCAGCGAATATACCCATAGATAAAATTGGGAAAAAAGTACATAAAAATCAGGTCTTCACTATTGTTGTGAAAAGTAATCCTACAACTGGATACACATGGAATGCTACCTGGAATAAAAAATATGTGAAATTGATTAGTATGAAATATGTTCCAGATAAACCAATTCTAGCTGGTTCTGGGGGTAAACAGATATTTAAATTTAAGGCTCTTAAAAAAGGTAAAACAAAAATTAAGTTATCTTATGCCAGATCATGGGAAGTTAATCCTATTAAGATTAAGATATATTCTGTAAAAATAACCAAAAAATAA
- a CDS encoding CARDB domain-containing protein, which yields MIYFAKKKYFLIVVLVLAVFLCGAVSAANITVKEKSTAAYSPGKDLVVTKLTASKYIAKNTKIVIKTTVKNKGKKSVNKGHYVYYYLVPKKSMTGYKKYLGKKYFPKLKPGQSVTKKAVFNVPDTLRYKPSQVHPPWEFKPVTYYVVAKADGGNKIPESREKNNIHYTAQKTEVFYKKIDSGSKYFSNYRKLTWITFLINSKDILAYCHFYDPYFVDANWNPQPHWITQKYIIGTYTKNNFRAYLYLNPKQNGRSDYVHYSGTWQSPWAVYWQNGKSMFEDGPNIH from the coding sequence ATGATTTATTTTGCAAAAAAGAAATATTTTTTAATAGTAGTACTTGTTTTGGCGGTGTTTTTATGTGGAGCGGTCTCAGCCGCAAATATTACAGTTAAAGAAAAAAGCACAGCAGCATATTCACCAGGAAAAGACTTGGTAGTAACTAAACTCACAGCTTCTAAATATATTGCTAAAAATACTAAAATAGTGATTAAAACAACGGTTAAAAATAAAGGCAAAAAATCTGTTAACAAAGGCCACTATGTATACTATTATTTAGTGCCTAAAAAAAGCATGACCGGATATAAAAAATATCTGGGGAAAAAATACTTCCCAAAACTTAAACCAGGACAATCTGTTACTAAAAAAGCAGTGTTCAATGTTCCAGATACTTTGAGGTATAAACCCTCTCAGGTTCATCCACCATGGGAATTTAAACCAGTGACTTATTATGTTGTAGCTAAAGCCGATGGTGGCAATAAAATACCCGAAAGTAGGGAAAAAAATAATATCCATTATACTGCCCAAAAAACTGAGGTATTCTATAAGAAAATAGACTCTGGAAGCAAATATTTTAGTAATTATCGTAAACTCACATGGATTACATTCTTAATTAACTCCAAGGATATACTAGCCTACTGTCATTTCTATGATCCATATTTTGTAGATGCTAATTGGAATCCTCAACCTCATTGGATTACTCAAAAATACATCATAGGAACTTATACTAAAAATAATTTTAGAGCCTATTTATATCTAAATCCAAAACAAAATGGTAGAAGTGATTATGTCCACTATTCCGGAACTTGGCAATCTCCTTGGGCTGTTTATTGGCAGAATGGAAAAAGTATGTTTGAAGATGGACCCAATATCCATTAA
- a CDS encoding LCP family protein yields the protein MDKKNLIILLLFISIAGLSFSAWDLYNGSALDLWDVSNNERVNILLLGADARTSDHNGYTDSITILSIDKKTKQTYILSIPRDTMAQVPGRGWVKINSAYAYGDINTTKTAVENLLNVRIDYYALVDFNSFKQVVDTLGGINMYVDPHISAVRPKLNGKTGMCKVTGSEALILVRFRQDSESEGGRMKRHREAIKAIIDEILEPSNILKLPTVLTQLRENVKTDIPALETTVIEKLLNGFDLENAKIEVVPGNYTYINGENSMIPDMNKTEAVIVELGLRK from the coding sequence TTGGATAAAAAGAATTTAATAATATTATTATTATTTATATCCATCGCAGGTCTATCATTTTCGGCATGGGATTTATATAATGGATCTGCACTGGATTTATGGGATGTATCTAATAATGAAAGAGTTAATATACTACTTTTAGGTGCAGATGCCCGAACTTCAGACCATAATGGATACACGGATTCCATCACCATTTTATCCATCGATAAAAAAACTAAACAAACTTATATTCTATCTATTCCTCGGGATACCATGGCGCAAGTACCCGGAAGAGGATGGGTAAAAATTAATAGTGCTTATGCTTATGGTGACATAAACACCACAAAAACTGCTGTGGAGAATTTATTGAATGTGAGGATTGATTATTACGCTCTGGTGGACTTCAACAGTTTTAAACAAGTGGTAGATACTTTAGGAGGAATCAACATGTATGTGGATCCTCATATTTCAGCCGTTCGGCCAAAACTAAATGGAAAAACAGGTATGTGTAAGGTAACTGGTAGTGAAGCTTTGATTCTTGTTCGTTTCAGACAGGATTCGGAGTCAGAAGGTGGACGGATGAAAAGACATCGAGAAGCGATAAAAGCAATTATTGATGAAATTCTAGAACCCTCTAATATACTTAAACTTCCAACGGTTTTAACACAGTTAAGAGAAAATGTAAAAACAGATATCCCTGCATTGGAGACAACTGTAATTGAAAAGCTACTTAATGGTTTTGATTTGGAAAATGCTAAAATAGAAGTGGTTCCTGGAAATTATACTTATATAAATGGAGAAAATTCCATGATTCCGGATATGAATAAGACTGAAGCGGTAATTGTTGAGTTAGGTTTAAGAAAGTGA
- a CDS encoding DUF4012 domain-containing protein yields the protein MDKKNVIILLLFISIAGLSISAFDLYNSFTQSVKMGGDHNILLLCVDTTENQGTEGMGSVDMAYAIYIKDGNVENMTPIYPGGLRSPTYTEPSNLGSGMLLLHDSLYGVNTTFGAERAQEIVEYNNGITTDAVVMINPTAVDAILQQIGSINVNGTEISVDDSIGYIRNMTEKEDSTENRGNATSDLMKPIFEAAESNPLNYLNIAKVALDQYNQGNIRVVPANLVKQFALSMGLSSILGG from the coding sequence TTGGATAAAAAGAATGTTATAATATTATTACTATTCATTTCAATTGCAGGATTATCAATTTCTGCATTTGATTTATATAACTCATTTACACAGAGCGTTAAAATGGGAGGAGACCATAATATTCTTCTTTTATGTGTAGATACTACAGAAAACCAGGGTACTGAAGGAATGGGATCTGTTGATATGGCTTATGCTATTTATATCAAAGATGGGAATGTAGAGAATATGACACCAATTTATCCTGGAGGTCTTAGAAGCCCAACATACACAGAACCATCTAACTTAGGGTCTGGAATGCTTTTACTTCATGATTCTTTATATGGTGTAAATACTACTTTTGGGGCTGAAAGAGCCCAGGAAATAGTAGAATATAATAACGGAATAACTACGGACGCTGTCGTTATGATAAATCCTACTGCAGTTGACGCTATTCTTCAGCAAATTGGTTCTATAAATGTAAATGGCACTGAAATTAGTGTTGATGACTCAATTGGTTACATAAGGAATATGACTGAAAAGGAAGATAGTACTGAAAATAGAGGTAATGCTACATCAGACTTGATGAAGCCTATCTTTGAGGCAGCTGAAAGTAACCCTTTAAATTATCTGAATATAGCTAAAGTTGCCTTGGATCAATACAATCAGGGTAATATTAGAGTTGTACCCGCTAATTTAGTTAAACAATTTGCATTATCAATGGGTCTGAGTTCAATATTGGGAGGTTAA
- a CDS encoding winged helix-turn-helix domain-containing protein translates to MKYMEKLLWWLITGKRGGINRAKIIKKLHERPYNAYQLSKELELDYKTIRHHIQILKENNVIKSTGDSYSKLYFLTEEVEKNYDIFKEIWEKFVEK, encoded by the coding sequence ATGAAATATATGGAAAAACTACTTTGGTGGTTAATCACTGGAAAAAGAGGAGGAATAAACCGGGCCAAAATAATAAAAAAACTCCACGAAAGACCATATAATGCTTATCAATTATCAAAAGAGCTGGAATTAGATTATAAAACTATAAGGCACCATATACAAATTTTAAAAGAAAATAATGTAATTAAGTCAACCGGAGATTCTTATAGTAAATTATATTTCTTAACCGAAGAAGTAGAAAAAAATTACGATATATTTAAAGAAATTTGGGAAAAATTTGTTGAAAAATAA
- a CDS encoding iron chaperone: protein MKKRTPNQKKTISRSKNADGEITVLAKIEEMMEPDRAMAKRLHDIIKSNAPILTPRLWYGMPAYTKDGKVICFFQSGKKFNTRYSTLGFDDQANLDKGNMWPVAFALKELTAVEEEKIVTLLKKAIQ from the coding sequence ATGAAAAAAAGAACTCCTAATCAAAAAAAGACCATTTCAAGATCTAAAAATGCAGATGGAGAAATTACTGTACTTGCCAAAATAGAAGAAATGATGGAACCCGACCGGGCTATGGCCAAACGTCTCCATGATATCATAAAATCTAATGCACCCATTCTCACTCCAAGGCTATGGTATGGAATGCCTGCCTATACCAAGGACGGTAAAGTGATTTGTTTTTTCCAAAGTGGGAAGAAATTTAATACTAGATATTCTACTTTAGGCTTTGATGACCAAGCCAATCTAGACAAAGGCAATATGTGGCCTGTTGCATTTGCACTAAAAGAATTGACTGCTGTTGAAGAGGAAAAGATAGTAACACTTCTAAAAAAAGCAATTCAATGA